From a region of the Castanea sativa cultivar Marrone di Chiusa Pesio chromosome 10, ASM4071231v1 genome:
- the LOC142614109 gene encoding expansin-A7-like, which yields MASSSQSWSFSFLFMVSILAIIRQKKVAGVFWPSPWQLAHATFYGDDTASATMGGACGYGNLFINGYGTDTAALSSTLFNNGYACGTCYQIKCYQSKWCFGGVPFTTVTATNLCPPNWSQDSNAGGWCNPPRVHFDMSKPAFMKIAQWQAGIVPVMYRRVPCIRTGGLRFSFQGNGYWLLVYVMNVGGGGDIVNMWVKGSKTGWISMTHNWGASYQAFATLGGQPLSFRITSYTTRETIIAWNVAPANWQVGLTYGTSLNFR from the exons ATGGCTTCTTCCTCTCAATCATGGAGCTTTAGCTTCCTCTTCATGGTATCAATATTGGCAATCATCAGGCAAAAAAAAGTTGCCGGAGTCTTCTGGCCAAGCCCATGGCAACTTGCCCACGCCACCTTTTACGGCGACGATACTGCCTCTGCAACCATGG GAGGAGCTTGTGGGTATGGAAATCTGTTTATTAATGGTTATGGAACAGATACAGCAGCCTTAAGCTCAACTTTGTTCAACAATGGCTACGCTTGTGGGACTTGCTACCAAATAAAGTGTTACCAATCAAAATGGTGCTTTGGAGGGGTACCATTCACAACAGTGACTGCTACGAACCTTTGCCCACCAAATTGGTCACAGGACTCAAATGCTGGTGGATGGTGCAACCCACCTCGAGTCCACTTTGACATGTCCAAGCCTGCTTTTATGAAAATTGCTCAATGGCAAGCCGGCATTGTCCCAGTTATGTACCGCAG GGTACCATGTATAAGGACCGGCGGGCTTCGATTCTCTTTTCAAGGAAATGGATACTGGTTGTTGGTGTATGTGATGAACGTTGGAGGTGGGGGAGACATTGTTAATATGTGGGTGAAAGGAAGCAAAACAGGATGGATAAGCATGACCCATAATTGGGGAGCTTCATACCAAGCATTCGCAACTCTTGGAGGCCAACCTCTTTCTTTTAGGATCACCTCTTACACAACCAGGGAGACTATTATTGCTTGGAATGTTGCTCCTGCTAATTGGCAAGTAGGATTGACTTATGGGACCAGTCTCAACTTCCGttga
- the LOC142614216 gene encoding uncharacterized protein LOC142614216, which produces MDSLFSFTLIILSWVSLASIKAQAQGIKSAHLLDLYIRDYTFKSFDQRFRTGTLHTVHLPANFSGIRVNMARFRCGSLQRYGARVMEFHLDVGVIVHPCVERVMVVRQNLGYNWSSIYYANYDLSGYQLVSPILGLLAYNSGVNVNFSDSFELGILAGVKPITIDFSNTTNFTNLQGIRPYCASFESDGKVTLANQVSPYVCDATRHGHFGLVIETPPKQVSKKISRWKVAVGSSIGAALGAFLLSLLLVAMFVKAKKKSRMEEMERRAYEEEALQVSMVGHVRAPTAALTRTLPTIEHEYIPPPPH; this is translated from the coding sequence ATGGACTCCCTCTTCTCTTTTACATTGATAATTCTTTCATGGGTATCATTAGCATCAATAAAAGCTCAAGCTCAAGGAATCAAATCAGCTCATCTTCTTGATCTCTACATTAGAGACTACACGTTTAAGTCCTTTGACCAACGTTTCAGGACTGGAACGTTACACACTGTACATTTACCAGCAAACTTTTCTGGCATCAGGGTCAACATGGCGAGGTTCAGATGTGGCAGTCTTCAAAGGTATGGTGCAAGGGTTATGGAATTTCATCTGGATGTTGGTGTGATTGTGCATCCCTGTGTGGAAAGAGTCATGGTAGTTAGACAAAACTTGGGATATAATTGGTCTTCCATATACTATGCTAACTATGATTTATCTGGGTACCAACTTGTGTCCCCTATTTTAGGTCTTCTAGCTTATAATTCTGGTGTCAACGTGAATTTTAGCGACTCTTTTGAGCTTGGAATTCTTGCAGGAGTAAAGCCCATCACAATAGACTTCAGCAATACTACAAACTTCACTAACTTACAGGGAATTAGGCCATATTGTGCTAGTTTTGAAAGTGATGGCAAAGTCACACTAGCAAATCAGGTATCACCATATGTATGTGATGCAACGAGGCATGGACATTTTGGATTGGTCATTGAGACACCCCCAAAGCAAGTGAGTAAAAAGATTAGCCGGTGGAAAGTGGCAGTTGGAAGTTCAATTGGGGCTGCATTGGGTGCTTTTCTTTTGAGTTTGCTTCTGGTGGCAATGTTTGTTAAGGCCAAGAAGAAGTCAAGAATGGAAGAGATGGAGAGAAGAGCTTATGAAGAAGAAGCTTTACAAGTATCTATGGTTGGACATGTAAGAGCTCCTACTGCAGCTCTCACTCGAACATTGCCTACAATTGAGCACGAGTAtatacctcctcctcctcattga